ATTGAAAAGCAACTGGCGCATTCGGAAGAAGAGCTGAAATCATTCAAACAAAATCAAAAAGTCGTGGCGTTGCCCAACGAAACACAGGAACTGATCCGCAAGCTTGCGGAATTTGAGGGGCTTTACAATGAAGCGCTCACCGAGTTCAATTCCAACAAACAGCGGCTGCTTTACGTTGACAAACAATTGCAGGACAATAAGCAAAATTTTGATCTCGAAAATATTTCGGTTACACCGTATTTCGAAGGTTTAAAAAAGCAAATCGGCGAGTTGCAGGGCAAGCGCGCGCTTTACACGGCGAATTTGATCAATCAGGGATATTATCGTGAAGATGATCCTCAAATCCGCAAGTTCGACGATCAAATCGGGCTGCTCAATAAACAATTGCGCGAGGAAATCGCCAAGTTCACCAAAATTGATGTGCTCGATCCCGTTTCGTTAAGCTCAAATTTGGTGGCGCGCAAAATCGAGATCGAAGCAAACCTGCAAGCGTTGCAACCCAAGCTGGATGCGCTGAAAGAAATTACCAACCAATACAGCCGGGAGCTTGAGGCGTTGCCGGAGAAAAGCCTGCGCCTGGCGCGTCTCGAACGCGCGGCAACGGTTGACGAAAAAATTTATCTGATGATGCAGGAAAAATATGAAGAGACCCGCATCACGGAAGTCGGCCAGTTGGGCCAGGTTCGCATCATCGACACGGCGCAAGCGCCGAAAGAGCCGGTCAAGCCGCGCAAGAAGCTTTATCTCGTGCTCGGCGCGCTGATCGGATTTGGTTTGGGCTTGGGCCTGACGTTCTTGTTCGAGTACATTGACAATTCCGTGCGTTCGATCGAAGATGTCGAGCACATTGGCCTCACGGTGCTGGGATCCATCCCCGTGATCAAGGAAGACGAAGCCCTCAAGCGTCTCAAAGTTCTGCCGGGCATGAACGGCAATTTGGACACGCTCGAATCCAAAAAAATGGCGGCGCGCTTGATCACGCATTTTGCGCCGAAATCGCCGATTTCCGAAGCCTATCGCACGTTTCGCACGAATTTGCAGTACACCAAGCTCGACCGCGAGTTGAAAGCGATTCTGGTGACCAGCCCCGGTCCGGGCGAGGGCAAATCGACCTCGGTCTCGAATCTCGCCATCACCATGGCGCAAATGGGCAGCAAAGTTTTGTTGATTGATTCGGATCTGCGCCGCCCGGTTTTGCATACCATTTTCAAAGTTGATCGCCGCATCGGCCTTTCCAACATTCTCGTGGGCAAAGTCTCCGTGTCTGAAGCCGTGCAAAAGACGGAGATCGATAATCTCTATGTTTTGCCCTGTGGCACCTTGCCGCCCAATCCTTCCGAGTTGCTCGCTTCCAGCGCCATGACACGCGCTTTGGAGGAGATGAAAGATCTTTTTGACATCATCTTGTTCGATAGTCCTCCGATTATTGCTGTAACCGACGCCGCGGTGTTGTGCCCGCGTCTGGATGGGGTGATTCTCGTGTTGAAATCCGGCCAAACCGACCGCGATGCGGCTTTCCGCGCCTACACGCTGCTCAAAAATGTCAATGCACGTTTGCTCGGCTCGCTGCTCAACGGCGTGCAGATTGAGAGCATGTACGGCAGTTACTACTACTACTATCATTATTACTACTACGGCAAAGGCGACGGCAAGAAAAGCAAGACCCGGCGCAGCCGTCACAGCAGCGCCAGCGCCGCGTGAGAGCGGCGTCCGGCTGCGCAAATTCATCAATCCTGTCGTTCATTATGAATAGATTCAACTGCAAAATAACTGAAGAGGAGTTTATCCCGCATGCCAACTAGTATTCCCCACGGCGGCACTCTGATTAATCGAGTGCTGCACGGCAAAGAGAAGGAAGAGACGCTGCAACGCGCGCAAAACATGAAGAAGATCCCGCTCGGTGAAGTGGCGATTTCCGATTTGCAGCTTATTGCCATGGGCGCGATGAGCCCCATCACGGGTTTCCTGAACAAAGATGACTATGAAAGCGTCGTGCAGACCATGCATTTGCAAAACGGCTGCGTCTGGTCGATCCCGATTACTCTGCCGGTAACCGATGAAATTGCCGCGAGCGTGCATGTCGGCGAGGACGTCGCGTTGATCGAAATCAACGGAAATATTCTGGGCACGATGAAGATCACGGACAAATTTTCGCCGGATAAGATCCGTGAAGCGAAGGAAGTCTATCGCACGACGGAAGCGGCGCATCCCGGCGTGGCGCGCGTGCTGGCGCAAGGCAATACCTGTCTCGCCGGCGACATTTGGCAATTGAATGATCCCACGGAATTGCCCTTTGCCGACTATCATTTTTCGCCGGCGCAATTGCGCCAAATGTTTGACGAACGCGGCTGGAAGACCGTGGTCGGTTTTCAAACCCGCAATCCCGTTCATCGCGCGCATGAATACATTCAAAAGTGTGCGCTTGAGATCGTTGACGGCCTGTTGTTGCACCCGCTGGTGGGCGCAACGAAGCAGGATGACATTCCGGCGGACATTCGCATGCAAAGCTATGACGTGTTGCTGCGCGAGTATTATCCCAAGAATCGCGTGGTGCTCAGCGTGTTTCCGGCGGCGATGCGTTATGCCGGGCCGCGCGAGGCCATTTTTCATGCGGTGTGCCGCAAAAATTTTGGCTGCACGCATATGATCATTGGCCGCGATCATGCGGGCGTGGGCAACTACTACGGCACCTATGATGCGCAACTCATCTTCGATCAATTCCAGCCGGACGAGTTGGGCATTACGCCGCTGAAATTCGAGCATTCATTTTTCTGCCGTACCTGCCAGGCGGTGGTCACGAGCAAAACCTGCCCGCACCCGCCGGCGCATCACGTCACCCTTTCGGGAACGCAAGTGCGCAACATGCTGGCCAGCGGCGAATTGCCGCCGCCCGAGTGCAGCCGCGCCGAAGTCGTGAAGGTATTGATCGAGGGTGTGCGCCGGCAAGCCGCGGTTTGATAGATTGAAATAAAGTCATTCATGCTCTTGCGCGTTTTCATCTGCGCCTTCACCTCATGAGAGATTCCTCATTTGTCGTTTAGCGCCAGAGAGTGTGCAAGAGCACAGAAAGCATTTGACCCGATAAGAAATTAAGGAAAGTGTCAGCTTATGATAGGCAATCAGGGTCGAACGGGCGCATCGAATCGCAAGGTTTTGGTTATCGGACTCGATTGCGTTCCACCGGAATTGCTGTTCGAGCAATATCGCAGCGATCTGCCGCATTTTGCCGAATTGATGTCCAAAGGAGTTTGGGGCGAACTGGAAAGCTGCCATCCGCCCATCACGGTGCCGGCGTGGTCGTGCATGATGTCAAGCCAGGATCCCGGCCAGCTCGGTATTTACGGCTTTCGCAATCGCGCCGATCACAGTTACGACAAGCTCAGCATTGCAACCGGCAATGCCGTCAAAGCCGAACGCGTGTGGGACACGCTCTCGCAAGCCGATAAAAAAGTGGCGGTCATCGGCGTGCCCGGAACGTATCCGCCGCGCCCGGTTAACGGCATGATGGTTTCTTGTTTTCTGACGCCTTCCACCAAAAATCAGTACACCTATCCGGCAGAGCTGCAAGACGAGATTGCCGGCCTGGTCGGAGAATACCTGGTTGATGTGAAAGGCTTTCGCACCGAAGACAAGGATTGGCTGCTGCGCCAAATTTACGAAATGACGGAAAAGCGCTTTCGCCTCGTGCGGCACTGGTTGCGCACGAAACCGTGGGACTTTTTCATGTTCGTGGAGATGGGCACCGATCGCATTCATCACGGCTTTTGGAAGTTTCTCGATCCCGGCCATCGCGGTTATGAAAAGGGCAACCGCTTCGAGCACGCGATTCGCGAGTATTACAAATATCTTGATCGCGAGTTGGGCGAGCTGCTCACCCTGATCGACGACGATACCGTTGTACTCATCGTATCGGATCACGGCGCGAAAAAAATGGACGGCGGCATTTGCATCAACGAATGGCTGTTGCAGAATGGCTATCTCACCCTCAGACAAAAGCCGGCCAGTCCGGCGGCGATCGACAAATGCGACGTGGATTGGTCCAAGACCATCGCCTGGTCGGAGGGCGGCTACTATGCGCGTTTGTTTATCAATGTCAAGGGCCGCGAGCCGGAAGGCGTCGTCGATCCGAAGGATTACGAGCAACTGCGCAACGAGCTGGCCGAGCAAATCGCTGCGATTCCGGATCACCACGGCCAGCCGATTGGCACCAAAGTGTACAAGCCGCAGGCCTTGTATCGCGAGTTTAACAACATTCCGCCGGATCTGTTGATTTATTTCGGCGATCTGTATTGGCGCAGTGTGGGCACGATCGGCGGCGGCGCGATTCACACGTTTGACAATGATACCGGCCCGGATGACGCCAATCACGCGCAAAACGGCGTTTTGATTTTGCATGATCCCGCGAATCCCGGCAACGGCCGTGAGATCAAAGGCATGCGTCTGTACGACGTCGCGCCGACGATTCTGAGCCTGTTCGGCATGGCGCCGCTGCCGCAGATGATCGGCAAAAGGATTGTTTGAAAACCTCATGGCAGTGAGAACAACATGCCCGGAAAGCGGGCGGAACAAGCGTGCCGGTACCTTTAAAATTGTATCACCCCCGTTGTCATCCAGAGGGGATCTTGTGAAGTACTCGGCTTAATGCCAAATACTTCACAAGATTCGTCTGAATGACATTTCGAAAGAGTACCCCTACAAATTAAGGCGAGGGTACGCTAGCTTTGATTAATCGAATATTTTAACAGTTGATGACATTCGAGGAAGCCTCCTAATGAAACATGAACGTGGCTGCACCATTTGGTTTACCGGATTGTCCGGGGCCGGCAAATCGACGATCACCGAGCAACTCGTGCCGCTGCTCAAGCAGCGCGGCTGCAAAGTTGAAGTACTCGACGGCGATGTCGTGCGCACCAATCTCAGCAAAGGCCTGGGTTTTTCCAAGGAAGATCGTGATACCAACATTCGCCGCATCGGCTTTGTGTGCGATTTGCTCACCCGCAACGGCGTCTTTGCGATTTCAGCGGCGATTTCGCCTTACAAAGCAATTCGCGATGAAAACCGCGCCTTGATCAAGGATTTTGTCGAAGTTTATGTCAAGGCTTCGCTTGAAACCTGCATTCAGCGCGACGTCAAAGGCCTGTACAAAAAAGCGCTGGCCGGCGAGATTAAAGAATTCACCGGCGTCAGCGATCCTTACGAAGCTCCGGAAAATCCCGAAGTGATTTGCGAGACCGAAAACGAAACGCCGCAGGAATCTGCCGCCAAAATCGTGCGGCGTCTCGAAGAGCTGGGCTATATCATGCCGGAGAACAAAAACGGCGACGGCGCTTACAGCGATGAAGAAGAGAGTGTCGTGAAGCAACGGCTCGCCGATCTGGGGTATGTTTGATTTCCGCAAAGGCACCCTGCCTTCGCGCCTAAATTATTCTTGACCTCTGTTTCGCGTGACCGTGTTGGGCGCGAAACAGAGGTTGTTATCACCAACGTTGAAATACGGGCAGGCCGAAAGCCGCAAGAAAGTCATGGAAAA
The sequence above is drawn from the Cytophagia bacterium CHB2 genome and encodes:
- a CDS encoding polysaccharide biosynthesis tyrosine autokinase translates to MEELHERQISFNDYIRILYRGRWIILASFLAVMLITGYITFTTKPVFEATAKLMIEEKGGMEGQIFDIGGFIKKETMVNNQVEILRSRSLAETTIERLQKSPIAEQLELLHPHIEAEANLLAYAGQWIFGLFGGTAEPVEEPSLTDIVEELRNRIVVTPIRDTDMIEIKVSASSSEEAAFITNTLAKSYSERSRLSSQAEVRQVKNFLEEQLQNIEKQLAHSEEELKSFKQNQKVVALPNETQELIRKLAEFEGLYNEALTEFNSNKQRLLYVDKQLQDNKQNFDLENISVTPYFEGLKKQIGELQGKRALYTANLINQGYYREDDPQIRKFDDQIGLLNKQLREEIAKFTKIDVLDPVSLSSNLVARKIEIEANLQALQPKLDALKEITNQYSRELEALPEKSLRLARLERAATVDEKIYLMMQEKYEETRITEVGQLGQVRIIDTAQAPKEPVKPRKKLYLVLGALIGFGLGLGLTFLFEYIDNSVRSIEDVEHIGLTVLGSIPVIKEDEALKRLKVLPGMNGNLDTLESKKMAARLITHFAPKSPISEAYRTFRTNLQYTKLDRELKAILVTSPGPGEGKSTSVSNLAITMAQMGSKVLLIDSDLRRPVLHTIFKVDRRIGLSNILVGKVSVSEAVQKTEIDNLYVLPCGTLPPNPSELLASSAMTRALEEMKDLFDIILFDSPPIIAVTDAAVLCPRLDGVILVLKSGQTDRDAAFRAYTLLKNVNARLLGSLLNGVQIESMYGSYYYYYHYYYYGKGDGKKSKTRRSRHSSASAA
- the sat gene encoding sulfate adenylyltransferase — its product is MPTSIPHGGTLINRVLHGKEKEETLQRAQNMKKIPLGEVAISDLQLIAMGAMSPITGFLNKDDYESVVQTMHLQNGCVWSIPITLPVTDEIAASVHVGEDVALIEINGNILGTMKITDKFSPDKIREAKEVYRTTEAAHPGVARVLAQGNTCLAGDIWQLNDPTELPFADYHFSPAQLRQMFDERGWKTVVGFQTRNPVHRAHEYIQKCALEIVDGLLLHPLVGATKQDDIPADIRMQSYDVLLREYYPKNRVVLSVFPAAMRYAGPREAIFHAVCRKNFGCTHMIIGRDHAGVGNYYGTYDAQLIFDQFQPDELGITPLKFEHSFFCRTCQAVVTSKTCPHPPAHHVTLSGTQVRNMLASGELPPPECSRAEVVKVLIEGVRRQAAV
- a CDS encoding phosphodiesterase, translating into MIGNQGRTGASNRKVLVIGLDCVPPELLFEQYRSDLPHFAELMSKGVWGELESCHPPITVPAWSCMMSSQDPGQLGIYGFRNRADHSYDKLSIATGNAVKAERVWDTLSQADKKVAVIGVPGTYPPRPVNGMMVSCFLTPSTKNQYTYPAELQDEIAGLVGEYLVDVKGFRTEDKDWLLRQIYEMTEKRFRLVRHWLRTKPWDFFMFVEMGTDRIHHGFWKFLDPGHRGYEKGNRFEHAIREYYKYLDRELGELLTLIDDDTVVLIVSDHGAKKMDGGICINEWLLQNGYLTLRQKPASPAAIDKCDVDWSKTIAWSEGGYYARLFINVKGREPEGVVDPKDYEQLRNELAEQIAAIPDHHGQPIGTKVYKPQALYREFNNIPPDLLIYFGDLYWRSVGTIGGGAIHTFDNDTGPDDANHAQNGVLILHDPANPGNGREIKGMRLYDVAPTILSLFGMAPLPQMIGKRIV
- the cysC gene encoding adenylyl-sulfate kinase; its protein translation is MKHERGCTIWFTGLSGAGKSTITEQLVPLLKQRGCKVEVLDGDVVRTNLSKGLGFSKEDRDTNIRRIGFVCDLLTRNGVFAISAAISPYKAIRDENRALIKDFVEVYVKASLETCIQRDVKGLYKKALAGEIKEFTGVSDPYEAPENPEVICETENETPQESAAKIVRRLEELGYIMPENKNGDGAYSDEEESVVKQRLADLGYV